The Ananas comosus cultivar F153 linkage group 22, ASM154086v1, whole genome shotgun sequence genome segment ctactataatttttttatttttctgaaaataaatttaaaagaaaaggagtaaGAGAAGAGTTTGCAATAATGGTGGATTGGACTTAGTTTTAAATAgcaagaagatgaggaagaagataaccattgaaaactttttgaaaaaaatgttTCTGCATAATTACAGCAGTTACGGCTTTTGGCaggacatatttatgatggcaaaattgacatttcacttatcGGTTGTTAAAAAATAGGGGTAATTGCATACAGCTGTAAACATaacgaataacaaatatatctctataaagtttaattctTTCATGTTATTTCTATAATTccagtaatattcatatttgtccctcTACTTTGTTACCTTTAGAgagctatttattttttaatagcagataagtaaaatatctattttgctATAACAAATATGTTTTTCTAAAAGTCTCAATTATTATAATCGTGCAGAAATATCccgccaaaatatttttaatgattggagccaaaattttgaaaaaataattaacaaatgaATTTGTATATTCAAATGCCTCCTATAAAAGGAGATGCAGTACGAGGAAGATAGCATGTACAATAACACAATTGAACAGTATCAAGGGTACGTATTTCATTAGGAACATATATATCCTTATTACTTAATTATTCCTTAGTTTAATTTTATGGTCTTAAATATATTACGATTCgtatgtttcttttcttttttttcccttttttctgaTATGCAGATATTGTGGGTGGCATCatgtctcctcctcctcctcctgctttGCTTGTTCTACTGCTACTAGTGTTCGTCGCCGTCGTCTGCGAGGAAACTACGCATGCCTCAGCTTTGAATGCTGCTACTACAATGGGAGTGTCCCCACAAAAGTTGGAGAGGATTCAAAGATACTTGGAAAAGATTAATAAACCTGCTGTAAAATCCATTAAAGTAAGATTAATGCATAGATGAGTAATTAAGATTTAGTTTATGTTattttaatctctttttctttttctatttttacctTATttgatcttttgcagagcccaGATGGAGATATCATCGACTGTGTTCTTATGGACAAGCAACTAGCTTTTGATCATCCTCttctaaaaaatcacaaaattcagGTTCacttttttatgtttaattgCTTTTGGTTTGACTTTGCTAATAACTCAACTTGATTTGGTTTTGCAAATTGAAAACCAGAACTGCCGCACTCCAATAGTCTCGTATtggatgaaaaataaattatacatgaaAATATAAGTACCTTggactctaataataataattaacctTAAATATTTTTGTCGTATTCAGCATTTCAAACTAATCAATAATTAGGCAAATTGTTGGAAGCATGATTTGCTTTGATATTACTTATTAGAAACGTGattttctctgataccaattattgAAACCGGTACTTGTTCTGATACCGATTATGTAatccaaaatctaaaataaaataaaataatatagagaaTAAATATTGAAGAAGgaagataactaaactaatgagcaattaattacattctgGACAATATCCATACAGGCAtgtctactatatatataacttatttcTCTAATTAACCTTATGTCTAACTATATATAGTCAACAAATCATAACAGataataaatttacttttattttgaataattatatattataatcacaatcaaatgaaagatttaaacttatatgtaactatattttaattaagtttgaattattattttcaacacAAATATTATTCTTCCTACAAGTATGcaccaattttatttttggaaacaATGTCAGAGAGTAGCACCTAAGAGGCCAGCTTCGCTCTCCGATGATGCCGGTGACCAACAGCCGAGAAATATTGGAACCGCGAGAAGGGCTTTGCAGGCATGGAATATTCTTGACAACTGCCCTGACGGAACAGTGCCAGTGCAGAGGACGACAGTGGAGGATGTGTTGCGCGCCGGATCTCTGTCTCGCTTCGGCAAGAAGGAAGTTCATCAACAACTTGGTGCCACGAAACATGAGGTATGGTAAATAGAGCCTAACCTATTAGATTCAGAACTTTGCACTTTggtattatataaaataatcgtttttctctaaaaaattaaattgccACATATAGTACTTAAATATCCTaacccttttaaaattttaatttcatttcttCCTTGACTTGGAACGacgttaatatatatatatatatatatatatatatatatatatatatatgcagtatGCAATAGCTGTAGCCAACCAAGAAGCATATGGGACTAAGGCGATAATCGACATCTGGAATCCATCTCTCGAACAAGCGTATGAGTTCAGCCTTTCGCAGATCTGGGTTACCGCAGGATCGTACGCCAAGTCGAATATCAACACTATAGAAGTTGGATGGCAGGTATATACATATTGcatgctaaattactaaaagACATTTCactgcttatatatatatatatatatattcaaagtatttaaattcaactatccaaaatatttaagtcaaattattattacaaaagtatttcacttttatatttctaatcataatttttttttttcatttgatataGAACTATTGGAAGTCACAAGTCCtgcaataatttaattattttgtatctgTTGGTGTTTGAAATTAGAAAAGTTCTACTTTTGCACTCCCATTAAAAGACTTACAAAAAAANNNNNNNNNNNNNNNNNNNNNNNNNNNNNNNNNNNNNNtatatatatatatatctctctatatatatatatatatatatatatatatatatatatatatatatatatatattcaaagtatttaaattcaattatccaaaatatttaagtcaaATTATTATTACGAAAGTATTTGacttttatatttctaatcataatttttttttttttcatttgatataGAACTATTGGAAGTCACAAGTCCtgcaataatttaattattttgtatctgTTGGTGTTTGAAATTAGAAAAGTTCTGCTTTTGCACTCCTATTTAAAGACctacaaaaaaatttagtattttaaaaaaaaattaacaagacaCGAGGTTATTGTTGGCCCTTTAATGAGAGGGCGTAAAAATATACACTCTTTTCAGGATGTACCATTAGCAGGGctcttaaataatattttttgagtgtatctattaaaataaatttacaagTTGAATCTCTAGTCTTAATCCTTTCTTTTTCCCAATATTCACTTGAATTGTTAAAGTTATTGGACTATTAACCATGAATTCTATTTTATTCATGCAAAAGTTTTGGTGGCATGAAGCGTGATAAATTCTCTAAAGCTTTTTGTTTTATAATTGATTAGGCTTATCCTCAGTTGTATGGAGACAACAAAACCAGGCTATTCATCTACTGGACGGTGAGATCTCCCTGGAAAAACTattataaacaaataattatattttcccATATACTTTTAATTAAGGGCATATATATTTACAAGCATTATAtaagttatttcaaaataaaaaattaattttacttttccaCATTCATCTCAAAATTAATCTCGGCCAATTAATAAAGccattttcttttccaataaCATATATAGAATAACCTAGATTAGTTGAATTAGAAAGAATGTTGAATCCTCTCAGTTAATTTTTGGTTAAGGAATTCCACgttctatttttcttaattagttGCTCAATTTTCACCATTAATTTACTTTGTGCCCAATCGGTATGCTAGAGAATATGACGACTGAAATTTAGTTCTTGGACACTTTCAAAAGTCTAAACCGGCCATATTTAACAACGTGTACGGTCAATTAGGAAGCCTTTTATGTAGTTTTACAAAATAGGGTGAATTTCATTTGCATCCTCATAAAACtatgaaatattataaatatccttcaaatttttaaaatttcacaaataccCCCTAAATACAAtacttttttttcataaatgcTCTTACCATTACTTTTTTGCTAACTTCCATCAACTCATTTGTTTTTACTttactttaaaatatgaaattattattttaccattgtttactatttctTTAGAGGGACAATCTCATTCATACCTTTGAAAAGATCaagattataataattaaatatccctacacaatttgaaatatcaaaattaatcctatgaatatttactttgtttTAAAAGAACTTCAAGATATACTATCATTAGTTGGGGTTGTTTTAATCTTAGTTACGATATTATAGTATAATGAAGGTTAAGAATAAAATTGTTTGTTTTATCCctaataaatattgaaaattggtGAGGGGTATACAATATGCTAGcccatttcttttttaaaatttttatctattttgatttcaaataatttaatcaattaaatatagaaattcaattaattagttaattagctattaattgaattttgctatttttaaatgaaaattagttAAAGTTATTATATTTGATGGAATAATTATCTTAcgttgtgaaatttttatttattaaaattccATGTTTTCAATTTATTGTTTCAAACTACTATTGGTTCATGATCCattgattataaaaaattttgtcggtctttttcataataaaactaatttttttaaatgaagtCGAATTTTTTGCTAATGTATTGCTCCTAATTATAATGTGGATTCACAACCACAAACTTTCTAAACTTTAAGTAGtcaaattaagattttttttttattttacaatcggtatatatagtaaaagaaaaaataactaaaataaattatcttctcATTTGGACaatgaagcaaaataaaattt includes the following:
- the LOC109727175 gene encoding uncharacterized protein LOC109727175; amino-acid sequence: MSPPPPPALLVLLLLVFVAVVCEETTHASALNAATTMGVSPQKLERIQRYLEKINKPAVKSIKSPDGDIIDCVLMDKQLAFDHPLLKNHKIQRVAPKRPASLSDDAGDQQPRNIGTARRALQAWNILDNCPDGTVPVQRTTVEDVLRAGSLSRFGKKEVHQQLGATKHEYAIAVANQEAYGTKAIIDIWNPSLEQAYEFSLSQIWVTAGSYAKSNINTIEVGWQAYPQLYGDNKTRLFIYWTRDAYITTGCYNLKCPGFMQTDKQVVLGGTIAPVSTYGGKQSEKTFHVWKDPNSGNWWLGYDNINVGYRPAAIFTELASSATSVQWGGEIVNRHTVRPHTTTDMGSATSRRKGTRRPATSATSRS